Below is a genomic region from Osmerus mordax isolate fOsmMor3 chromosome 22, fOsmMor3.pri, whole genome shotgun sequence.
TTAGCTGCATTATAAAAACAATGAACTCAATTGTTTAATTTGAGCTTTATCCAGAGCATGTTCGGCCTCATGGGGTGACTTCACACCCTGTACCGTTCACAAAATGATGGCGTCTTTTTCATCGGTCAGGTGGACGTGAAGACCACAGCCTTGGCAATGGCCATCACGGACTCTGAGCTGTCTGACGAGGAGGCGTCCATCTTGGAGAGCGGAGGTTTTTCTGTTTCCAGAGCCACCACTCCTCAACTCACAGACGTCTCTGAAGGTATTCCAACACTGCAAGCTTGTACTAGTTATCTAGACCAGCCTTTATTGCTGCTGGTCCTTGGAATCCCTGGTCCTTcacgtttgagatgtttccctcttccaacacacctgactcaaatgaatggtcgttatcaggcttctgctgagcttcataataaccgttcatttgaatcaggtgtgttgaaagagggaaacatctaaaacatgcaggacagagggtgccgaggaccaggattgagagaggctgTTCTAGACCGGCACAGACAATACCACAAAAGGAGATGTGCATCCTATTGTATTTCAAAGGGTATTGTATTACATCAAGGTGTTTCATGGTCATTCATATTTTAACATTCTTCGTGTATTTCCCAGACCTGGATCAGCAGAGTGTGCACAGCGACCCTGAGGAGGCCTTCCTGAGGGACCTGCCTGAGTTCCCCTCCGTGGACGAGTTCCCCTCCATCGAACACAGCCTTCTCCACTTCCCGCTGCGGGCCTCGGGCCAGGCTCCCGGGGACGGGGCCCAGGGAGAGCCTTCCGAGGGGGAGGCCTTGAGTCCAGCCAGCCTCCTCTTCCAGCACTTGGCCTCCCCGCTTCACTTTGTTAACACGCACTTCAACGGACACGGGCGGCCACCGGGGGGGGACCAGGCGGCGCCGACGGAGCGTAAGGAGGCGGCAGCCGCCCAGGGCCCCCGGCGCTCTCTGGAAGCCCTGAGTGAGGAGATAGTGAGTACGGCCATCTCCACCGTGGTGCAGAACACTCTCTCCGCCCTGCTGCGCTCCACTGAGGCCAGCGAAGGCCCCTCCATGGAAGAGTTCCTGCCCGCCGAGATGCTGCCCAACGCCCTGGACAGCCCGCCACCCGCCGAAACCAGccaggagaccctggaggacgaggttgccatggagaccggcgccagggaggaagagatcCAGGACGACACTCTGGTACCAACCGAGGAAGAGGACTTTGAGCTCCTGGACCAAAGTGAACTGGAACTGATGGACGAAGGGCTGGGTCTCAGTCCTGACGGACAGGGATTGGAGGGAGGAGCCTCGCCCACAGACACGCCCCCATCTCCCCAACACCAACAGGAGTCCTAGCTTTCTCATCATTGCCCACCCCCATGTATGTTTTATTTGTACATGtagatatacatacatatatacttcTTCCAAGGGTTGGTGGTTTAATAGCAGTTGGTTTGTGATTGTTTTCTGTTAGGGTTAAGATCACCGTGGATTATTCTGCACCTGCACATCTATATCATGTCAGTAGTGATTGAGCCTGGGCACTGTATGGCACCTGCATGGGAGAGGGCGTCGTATAGCTTCTAGACGAAGGGAACAAGCCGTCAGTGCTGGGCCAGTTACCTGCCGGTGTTTGGGTTCCGGTTCTCCACCCTCTCACCTTAGACCTCAGGGAAAGGATGGAGAAGCCCAAaagcagtgccagtgatgcctgTAGTTAGAAGGTCTGCATCACCCCACACCCTCTAGGAGATGGTTAGCAGATGTTGCAGGGGTTGAAGGAGAAAGACAAAAGGTTTAGTTTATATGATATCTCCTAATATATGATAAATTATTTAATTTAACAGACCGCTTAAGGAAAcctgtgttttgggggggggggggggggggggaatctgatCACAACATATGCATTGATCGTACTATATTCTAGACAGCAGTTTTATTGTGACGTAACGAACGCATCTGTTATTTACACATTGTAAAACCTTTACAACTCTTCTCAAAGTCACTCATCCAAACGTTTTGGCATATGTCATGCTACTTTACAACTTTCTGATTTGCTGACACTTATAATCAATGGTTTtaggaaaaaaaacttttcattCTTCACCCAAATGTTTTGACATATGCCTTCCTAATTTGGACATTTTATTTCTGACACATTGGTTGTAGTTTTATCCACATCAGGTTATTATTGAATCGTAGGATAGTTTGTTGTGACTTGGAAACCTAAATGCCTTTGCATTCCTGGGTGTTCATTTGAGAATGCATAACGGGCTGTTATGCATTCTTAAATGAACAACAAAACAATTTACTATGGTACTGCGTCATCATGACGCAGTACCATagtaaattgttttgttttctgtaaGGTCAAGCtccctaatcccccccccccctttgcccCCAACAaatcatttgttttgtttgtacatGTAGACTTGCTCTGTATCAGTACGTATACACAAAAAAATGGATTGTGATTTTTGTACCAGAAATGCCAGAAACAGCTCTGATCATGGAAATGTGCAGAATTGTATCGCTTATCAAAACGTTAAGAATGttacttttttttattcaattgtgttTTCACTGGAAAGCCCACAAAACAACTGCTAGGAGACCTTTTATAATGTGATTTAAAACCAGAGAGTGGTCCTTGCATGGCACTTTTCCATTGACTAATGTGTCATCTCAACCCTAGATGGCTATGAATTTGTTGCATTAACCCCATGTTACATTGCTTTAAGGCGGATCCATCTTTGCTCAGCTGTACCACAAGGCCAGCCTTCTcgctgtctgtgcctgtctgcaTTATATACTCAGGGGTGGTTTGTATGTATTGTTGGTGCAATGAAGCATCATGACATggcaaaaaaaaatcatttgtaGTGGTATGTGAAATAGACAAGACTTGTACATTCAGTAACCACCTCTCCCCCAATCCCAAGTTGTCCTAGTGCACTGTATTGTAAAATATCACAACAAACCTTTTCCTAGTC
It encodes:
- the retreg2 gene encoding reticulophagy regulator 2 isoform X2, with product MAVHPRLLSIPELSHHLAESYLTCSLYIQEMMQYKHQNHGKFCVMMCSGSFVLAVVGHYIPGIMISYIIVLSVLLWPLVVYHELIQRMYTGLEPIFMKLDYSMKGGTQHRKHDKWKVKKEVEEGDEPQAETESDSEEELSCFAPTVDVKTTALAMAITDSELSDEEASILESGGFSVSRATTPQLTDVSEDLDQQSVHSDPEEAFLRDLPEFPSVDEFPSIEHSLLHFPLRASGQAPGDGAQGEPSEGEALSPASLLFQHLASPLHFVNTHFNGHGRPPGGDQAAPTERKEAAAAQGPRRSLEALSEEIVSTAISTVVQNTLSALLRSTEASEGPSMEEFLPAEMLPNALDSPPPAETSQETLEDEVAMETGAREEEIQDDTLVPTEEEDFELLDQSELELMDEGLGLSPDGQGLEGGASPTDTPPSPQHQQES
- the retreg2 gene encoding reticulophagy regulator 2 isoform X1: MASGEEARRPSITSSSVALEALFPAGGSEQACGDGNPELIRLRDRLQDWLLQYEHLLLWAQRLLVWERPLYSIFVALTLNTLFWLLSSTSLRPLFLLSVSLLGLMLLERWKHKLPLVRVQNPEPEPSPIERETMAVHPRLLSIPELSHHLAESYLTCSLYIQEMMQYKHQNHGKFCVMMCSGSFVLAVVGHYIPGIMISYIIVLSVLLWPLVVYHELIQRMYTGLEPIFMKLDYSMKGGTQHRKHDKWKVKKEVEEGDEPQAETESDSEEELSCFAPTVDVKTTALAMAITDSELSDEEASILESGGFSVSRATTPQLTDVSEDLDQQSVHSDPEEAFLRDLPEFPSVDEFPSIEHSLLHFPLRASGQAPGDGAQGEPSEGEALSPASLLFQHLASPLHFVNTHFNGHGRPPGGDQAAPTERKEAAAAQGPRRSLEALSEEIVSTAISTVVQNTLSALLRSTEASEGPSMEEFLPAEMLPNALDSPPPAETSQETLEDEVAMETGAREEEIQDDTLVPTEEEDFELLDQSELELMDEGLGLSPDGQGLEGGASPTDTPPSPQHQQES